The window TCTTCGCAGGAACCGCCATGTCCTTCGCCCATGCGGCGGGCTGGGGCCCGCTGCAGAAGGGTGTCGCCAAGGGCTGCTCGACACTCATGACGGCACTCCCGGCCCTGGTCCAGCCACCCGGCGGCGGACACCCTCTGGAGGTGCTGGTCTGCTTCAAGCCGTATCCGCCCTATGCCCACTTCCGACGGCCGGGGCGATGACCTGATCCGGTGGTCGCCGCGAGCCGCGTGGTCGCCGCGAGCCGGGACGGTCAGTTCCTCGGCCTGGGAAACCGGTTCGGACAGTCGGTGACACTCCTAGGGACGCGGTGTCGGCGAACCCTGCCGAGTTCGTTCACCGGGCTGCTCTGGTTGACGGTCTTTCCGAGGCACACCGACCTGGAGTTCCCCCCGACCCCCGACGAGTCGCGCGACCAACTGCCCAGGCCGGCGGAGGAAGTACGCAGGTTCATGTGCGCCGCCACGTTGTAGAGGTTGGGTCGGTCGTTGCGCATGATCACAGCCCCTGCACGCCGGTTCCACCGGACGATCCGATCGCACAGGCTTGCGCGAACACGTCGACGGCGATCTTGTCGGTGCTGGCGCAACGCCATGTGCTGGTGCTGGACGTGATCGGATTCGTGTTGCCATAGGCACGCCAGTTGCCCTCCGGCGATGCGGCGGGACCCGCGGTAGCCGGTCGCGGACAAAGCAATGATCATCACAGGCAGTGGTCATGACAGGCAGCCAAGTTTCGGGCAACGTCAGGAGACGCACCGCGTGGCCTTCGTCGACGTGGCCGAGGCGCATGGGTCACGTCGTCGCCGGACGCACGACCTCCTTCTCCGGTCTCCACCCCCAGACGGTGAGCATGCCGGCCGACAACGCGGCGCACTCGTCCGAGCCCAGGTACCGGACCGCCGCGTCGACGGCCCGGTCGTCGACCAGGCCGGTGGCGAGCATGGCGTCCCGGCTCCGCTCCCACGTGTCCGCCCAGAAGCGGCTGAGGGGACCGCCCGGCAACAGGGGCGGCACATGGATCTCGGCCGCGACGGAGGTGAGGCCCGCCGCCCGCAGCAGGTGCGGGTAGGACGGCACCCAGGAGACATCGGTGCCGATGCTCGCCCGCAGCCCTTGCCACATCGCTCGCATGACCGTGGTGTACGGCGTCACGGGCGTCCGGTCGCTGGTCAGGTCGACCGCGTCGCTGAGCACCAGCACACCGCCGGGCACGAGGAGTTCGGCCAAGGTCGCAATCAGTCGGTCGCGCTCGGCGAGGTGCATGAGCACGAAGCGCGCATGGACGAGCCGGAACCGGCCGGGGGCGAAGCCCGGTGCGGTGATGTCGGCCTCCAGCACGTCCAGCCCCGGCACGGGCTGGGTGCGCAGGAAGCGTACGTCGCGGTCCACGGCGAGGACGCTCGTCACCCGGGCCTCCTCCAGCAGCCGGCGCGAGACCGTGCCCGTACCGGCACCCACGTCGAGACAGCGCCATCCGGGTCCCGCCCCGAGTGCCCGCAGCCGAGCCATGGTGATGTCGTCGTAGGCGAGGGCGCCGAGGTCGATCCGCTCACCCTCACCCGTCTGTTCCGGACGGAAGACGGCTTCGCCGTAGCGGCCGTCGCCCGTGGCGCGTTCGTCCATGTGCTCAGCCTCTTCACGCGGTGGGGTGTGCCGGGCGACCGTACCGAGGTCACCACCCCACCGATCCTCCACCGGCGCCCGCCCGCACGGCCGAGGCGCGCCGTGCCTGGGCCGTTCGGCCCTCAAGGGCCAGGGCTCACGACCACGGGCCTTCCAGCCAGATCCACGAGGCGGCGTACTCCGACGTGGTGTCGGTGTACGCCGCCTCGGGCGGGGCGGGCTGTAGGAGGCGATCGGCGTGGCCGTGGCGGCTACTTGGGGCCGCGGTTGAACACCGACTTCGACCAGAAGTAGCCGAGGGCGGACAGGCCCAGGCACCAGGCGAGGGCGAGCCAGCCGTTGTGGCCGATCTCGGTGCCGAGGAGCAGGCCGCGTACGGTCTCGATGGCCGGGGTGAAGGGCTGGTACTCGGCGATCGGCTGGAACCAGCCCGGCATCGCGTCGATCGGCACGAAGGTGCTGGAGATGAGCGGCAGGAAGATGAGCGGCAGCGCGTTGTTGCTGGCCGCTTCGACGTTCGGGCTCACCAGGCCCATGCCGACCGCGATCCAGGTGAGCGCCACGGCGAACAGCGCGAGCAGTCCGAACGCCGCCAGCCACTCCAGGGGCGTCGCGTCCGTGGACCTGAAGCCGATGGCCACGCCGACCACACCCACGAGGACCACGCTGGCGACACATTGCAGCACGCTGCCGACGACGTGCCCGATGAGGAAGGAGCCGCGGTGGATCGACATGGTGCGGAAGCGGGCGATGATGCCCTCCGTCATGTCCATCGACACGGACACCGCGGCGCCGATCGTGCTGCTGCCGATGGTCATCAGCAGGACGCCCGGGACGATGTAGGCGATGTAGTCGGAGCGGTCGCTGCCTCCGATGCCGGCGCTCATCACGTCGCCGAAGATGTAGACGAAGAGCAGGAGCAGCATGATCGGGGTGAGCAGCAGGTTCAGGGTGAGCGACGGGTAGCGGCGCGCGTGCAGGAGGTTGCGGCGCAGCATCGTGGAGGAGTCGCGGACGGCGAGGGCGAGGGGACTCATCGGACGGTCTCCTTGGTCTGGGTGGCCTGCGCGGTCTGGTGGGGGAGGGTGGTGTCGGCGGTGAGGGCGAAGAAGACGTCGTCGAGGTCGGGGGTGTGGACGGTGAGTTCGTCGGCCTCGATGCCGGCGGTGTCCAGCTGGTCGAGGATGGCGCGCAGTTCGCGCTGGGTGCCGTCGCTGGGCAGGTGCAGGGCGAGGGCGTCGTCGTCGCGGGTGGCGTGGGGTTGTGTGCCGGCGGCGGTGCGGTAGGCGGTGGGGTCGGTGAAGCGCAGGCGTACGTGTCCGCCGGGGACGAGGCGTTTGAGTTGTTCGGGGGTGCCTTCGGCGGCGATGTGGCCGTTGTGCAGGACGGCGATGCGGTCGGCGAGCTGGTCGGCTTCTTCGAGGTACTGGGTGGTGAGCAGGACGGTGACGCCGGTGGTGACGAGTTCGCGGATGATCTGCCACATGGTGTGGCGGGAGCGGGGGTCCAGGCCGGTGGTGGGTTCGTCGAGGAAGATGATGCGGGGGTCGCCGACGAGGGTCATGGCGATGTCGAGGCGGCGTCTCATGCCGCCGGAGTAGGTGGAGGCGGGTTTCTTCGCGGCGTCGGTGAGGTCGAAGCGGTCCAGGAGTTCGGCGGCGACGCGTCGTCCTTCGGCCTTGGTCAGGTGGTGCAGGTCGGCCATGAGGAGCATGTTCTCCTCGCCGGTGATCAGGCCGTCGACGGCGGAGAACTGCCCGGTGACACCGATGGCCGCGCGTACGGCCTGGGGGTCGGCGGTGAGGTCGTGGCCCGCGACCTGGGCCTGGCCGCCGTCGGCGGGGACGAGGGTCGAGAGGATCTTGACGGCGGTGGTCTTGCCGGCACCGTTCTGCCCCAGCAGGGCGAACACGGACCCGGTCGGGATACGCAGATCGATGCCGTCGAGGACGGTCTTGTCGCCGTAGGACTTGCGCAGACCGAGGGCGGAGACGGCCGTGGAGGCGGCGGTGGACGTCCGGGAACCGTCCCGGCCGTCCCCGCTTTTGGATGTGGGCATGACAGATGAAGGCATGGTGCCCTCCGATTCGAAGGCTGAAGTGGTGTGGGGAGTGCGTGGGCCGCGGCCGAAGCCGCCGAGGTCAGACCTTGGCGCGGCGGATGTCGATGTTTCCGTACCGGGTGCGGGCGCGGACCTCGACGGTGTCCCCCGTCCCGTCCGGGGTCTCGGACGCGGTGAGGGTGTTGCGTACCTGGCCGGAGTTCGAGCTGACGTCGAGCCAGGCGGCGGTGCCCTCGCGGATGCCGACCTCGATGGCGCCGTAGGAGGTCTCCAACTGGACGGTGCCGCGTGCCACGTCACCTACGCGCAGGGTGCCGTGGGCGGTGGCGGCGGTGACCGAGTCCTCGGCGCGCGCGATGTCGATGTCGCCGTTGGCCCCGCGCACCCGCAGTTCGCCGGTCGCGGCGCCTACGGTCGTGGTGCCGTGCGAGTTCTTCAGGACGGCGGGACCGTCGACGATGCCGACGCGCATGCTGCCGGAACTGGTGGTGATCTCGGCCCTGCCCTCCACCCGGTCCACGGTGATCGAGCCGTGCGAGGCGGTCAGGTGCAGAGGGCCGGTCGTGTCGAGGCGGACGTCGCCGGAGGACGTCTTCACGCGGACCTCGCCGAGCCGGCCTTCACCGAGCACCTGGACCCAGGCGCCGGTCATGTCGACGCGTGAGCCCGTGGGAAGTTCGACCGTCACGTCCACGGTACCGGTACGGCCGATGCCGAGACCGAGCAGACTGGGCTTCGGTGTCCGGACGGTCAGTACACCGCTCGCGTAGGTGGCCTCGGTCTGGTCGGCCGTCCGCACGTCCAGGTCCTTCTTCGGGTCACGGGGCCGCACCTCGACGACGGTGTCGAGGCGGTCGCCCGCGGTGAACTGGATGGAACCGGCCTCCACGTGCGCCGTGGCCGCGATCGGTTCGGGAGTGTCGAAAGAAGGCATGGCTGTCCCGTCCTCATGGGTTCTTGGGTCGTCCCCGCTGGTGGGACGTGGTGTGGGTGAAGTGACGCGGGTGAAGTGGTGCGGGCGGAGGGCGCGGTCAGCGCACCCAGCCCGTGAAGCTCTGTCCGACGGTCCGGGCCCGCTCGGTCGTACGCGTCGGCCGGGCGCCGCCCTCGACCGCGGCGGACACGGTGCGCACCAGCCACGCGTTGACCGACAGCCCCTCGCGGTTCGCGGCCTCCTCGGCGCGGGCCTTGAGCTGGGTGGGCAGACGCAGATTGACGCGAGCGGTGCCGCCCTCGTCGCCGTCGGCCGGGTACGCGGCGGGCAGCGGTTCCACGGGGGCGGCCGGTTCGGCGGGCTCGCCGCGGTGGACGGGCGGCGGTGTCACGACGAAGTCGGGGTCGAGCCCGCGCAGCCGTACGTCGACCGAGCCGGGGGCGAGTTCGCGGGTGATCTCGTCCATCGCGGCGGAGAGCACGTTGAGCATGGTCAGCCGGGTCGCCGACTCCAGGGGGGCGGTGAGCCGCTCGGCCAGCTCGCGTGCTTCTTCGCCGCCGGCTTCGGCGGCCACCGCGAGTTCGCGGCGGAGGGTGTCGACATACGGCGTGAGGTCCATGACGCCATCATGGCGCCATAGTGGCTCCATGTGCAAGTCTCCTCGCGACTTTTCTCTCTCGACGGAGGTGAATGGGGCTCTGATCTGCGAAAACGTGATGGCGTCGGCGAGGGTCGCTGTGGTGTCACGTCCCCGTAGGCGCCTGCTGTGGCCCGAGATGGCGCCAAGTGGCGCCAGGGAGTGCCATGCCTGGCGCAATCCGCCGCCGGCCGAGCACCAGGCTGGAAAGCTTTGCGGTGGTTCGCAACGCGGGCGTCGAGCAATCCTGCCAGCGGCGGCGGCCCGCTGCCCGTGGCCCGCCCGCCCCGGCAGGTGGGCGGCGGTCGGGCGAGCCGAGCCGGATCCCTGCCGAGCCGGATCCCAGCCGACCCGGCTTCCTGGCACAGGCGCCAGGCGCCAGGCGCCAGGCGCACAGGCGCACAGGCGCACAGGCCGCGCGCCGGCGGCCCACTGTGGCACCTGTGGCGCCTGTGGCGCCGCAACCCCCTGCGGCACCGCCATCCGCCTGCCGCGAGAACCCGCCCCCGCCCCGAGCCCGAACGCGGTCAGCGCCCGCGGTCGACCTCGGAGGGCGCCGGCGCCGGCCGCCGCAGCAGGTAGATGCCCGCGATCGACACCAGAAGCGCCATGCACGCGATGAACACCAGCCCGGCATCCTCCAGGCCCAGCGGTTCCGCCAGCAGTCCCACGCCGATGACCGGCACCGAGATACCCGTGTAGGCCACCACGAACAGTGCCGAGATCACTGCAGCGCGCCGGTCCGCCTCGGAGGCGGCGGCCACGGCGGAGAGCGCTCCACGAAACGTCAGCCCCTGGCCTACCCCGCCGACGACGGCGCTCAGCACCACCAGCGGCAGCAGGTCCCAGCGCAGAGCGCCGGCCAGCAGTGCCAGCCCGGCGAGGAGCCCGGCGCAGCCGAGGGGCAGTGACCGGCTCATGCCGACCCGGCCGACGGCCAGCTGTCCGGCGGTCGAGGAGAAGAAGGCCAGCGCGACGACCAGCCCGCTCACCGCGTGGTTGTGGACGTCCAGGGACTGGGCCAGGAAGGCCGGGCTGACCGAGGTGAACACCCCGAACAGGGCGAAGCCGACGAAGGAGGCGGCCGCAGCCGGCCCGAAGACCGCCCGTACCCGAGGGGGCAGGCTGGGCCGTTGCGGCCGTACGGTGCTCAGCGGCCGGATCTCCCGTACGGTCTCCGGAAGCCGCAGCAGGACGACGGCCGAGCAGGCGACCAGCGCGAGGTGGACGGCGAACGGCAGATACAGCGGGTGGTCGGCGTACTGCGCCAGCACCCCGGCGAGCAGCGGGCCGCAGCCGAGCCCGCCCATGTTCGCGGCGGTGGCCACGAACGTGGCCCGCGAGGCCCCGCCGGGCGGCGCCAACTCCATGACGTACGCCGTGGCGGCCCCGGTGAACAGGCCGGCGGACAGCCCCGACAGCAGGCGCCCGGCGTACAGCCAGCCCAACGCGGTCGCGCAGAGGAAGCAGACGGCGCTCGCGGCCGCGAATCCCAGGCCCCACAGCAGCACCGGACGCCTGCCCACGGAGTCCGAGGCGTTGCCCGCCAGCAGCAGCACCCCGATGACCCCGAAGGCGTAGACGGCGTAGACCACGGTGACCGTCAGCTCGGAGAAGCCGAACTTCTCCTGGTAGAGGCCGTAGAGGGGGGTCGGCAGGGTCGTGCCGGCCATGCAGACGGCGAACACGGCCCCGCCGAGCAGGCACCGGCGCCAGCGTCCGACATCACCGTCCATACCGCCGAAGGTAACCGCGCCCGCCGCCGAGACTCACCCGGCGCGCCAACTCGGTGCACGCGCCCCGACGCTTCCGGCACAGGGCCCACCCGCCCGTATGCCGCCTCACACGGGATAGGCGTGCGTCTGCATCGCTTTCACCGCCGCCCACACCTCCGCGCCCGGGTGGAGGCCGAGTTCGGCGGCGGCGACCGTGGTCAGGTCCGCGGCGAGCGGCAGCTCTCCCGTGAGGTCGGCGCGGATCCGGTCGCCGTGGGTCTCCAGGCCCGCGACCGCGCAGCGCCAGAGGTTGCGGGCGCTGGCGCCGGTCGGGCGGTCCCGGTACAGCGTGACCGCGCTCGGTGGGAACACCACGAAGGCCGGGCCGGACAGCACTTCCGTGGTGGTGATGGAGGGGCCGGAGCCGAGGCGGACGGTGTGACCGTCGGCCTCGCCCCGGTAGAGGTTCAGGCCGACCAATTGGGCGACGTAGTCCGTGCGGGGGTGACGGGCGATGTGGGACGGGGTGCCCTCCTGGACGACCCGACCCTCCTCGACGACGACCAGCCGGTCCGCGAGCACCATCGCGTCGAGCGGGTCGTGCGTGACCAGGACGGCGACGGCCTCGAACTCGGCCAGATGCCGCCGGAGTCGGGAGCGGACCTCCAGACGGGTGCGCGCGTCCAGCGCCGCCAGCGGCTCGTCCAGCAGCAGCAGACGGGGGCGGGTGGCCAGCGCGCGGGCCAGGGCGACACGCTGGGCCTGGCCGCCGGACAGCCTGCGTGGCCTGGTGCCGGCGTGGTCGGCGAGCCCCAGGCGGTCCAGCCACGCGGCGGCGGTGGCCCGGGCCGCCGCCTTGCCGGCGCCCCGGCAGCGCGGCCCGAAGGCCACGTTGTCCAGCGCGGTCAGGTGGGGGAACAGCAGGTAGTCCTGGAAGACGACGCCGACCGGCCGGGATTCCGGCGGCGTACGCTCCAGCGGCGTGCCGTCCAGTCGCAGACGGCCGTCGGTGAGCGGGGTGAGGCCGGCCAGGGCGCGCAGGGCGGTGGTCTTCCCGGCGCCGTTCGGGCCCAGCAGCGCGACGACCTCACCGGGCGCGACACGCAGCGCGATGTCGAGGCGGAACGCTCCGCGCTCGACGACGAGGTGGGCGTCCAGGCCCTGTCCGCAGGCGTCGGCCCGTGGGCCGTGGGCGGGGGAGTCCGGCATGGGACGGGGCTCGGTCACCTCGCTGTCATCCAGCGGTCGCGCAGGCCCGCCAGCACCGCGACGGAGACGGCGAGCAGGACCAGACTGAGGGCGATGGCGGCCTCCGGGTCGCTCTGCAGGGCCAGGTACACGGCCAGCGACATGGTCTGGGTACGGCCGGGGAAGTTGCCGGCGAAGGTGATCGTCGCGCCGAACTCGCCCAGCGCCCGCGCCCAGGCCAGCACGGCGCCCGCCGCGATGCCCGGCGCGATCAGCGGCAGCGTGACCCGGCGGAAGGCCGTGAAGCGGGAGGCGCCGAGCGTGGCGGCCGCCTCCTCGAAACGTGGGTCGGCGGCCCGCAGGGTGCCCTCGACGCTGATGACGAGGAAGGGCATCGCGACGAACGCCTCCGCGACCACCACCCCCGCCGTGGTGAACGGCAGCGTGATCCCGAACCAGGAGTCCAGCCACCGCCCGACGATGCCGTTACGGCCGAGCGCCATCAGCAGCGCCACGCCGCCGACCACCGGCGGCAGCACGAGCGGCAGGGTGACGAGCGCCCGGACGAGGCCGCGTCCCGGGAACTCGACGCGGGCCAGCAGCCAGGCCAGCGGCACACCGATGACCAGGCTGACCACGGTGGCGGCGGTGGCGCACACCAGGGACAGCCGCAGCGCCTGCCACACCTCCGCGCTGGTCAGCAGCTCGGGCAGGCTGCGCCACGGGGCCCGTACGAGCAACGCGACCAGAGGCACGATCAGAAAGGCCAGGCCGATCAGCGCGGGCACCAGCAGCGGCAGGGGCACGCCTCGGCCGCCTTCGCCGGTGCGGACGCGCCGACGCCGCGGCCCGTCCCGAAGGGTGTCGGCCGCGGCGTCGGACCTGCCGGTCGGGAGGGTCACGGCTTGAGGAACCCCGCCCCGGTCAGGACCCGTCGGCCCTCGGCGGACCGCACCAGCGCGATGAACGCCTCGGCGGCCTCGGCGTTCGGGGCGTCCTTGAGCCGGACGATGGGGTAGTCGTTGACGGCGTCGGCGGATTCGGGGAACTCCACGCCCTCCACCTTGCCATCTGCCGCGCGTACATCGGTCTTGTAGACGACGGCGGCGTCGGCCTCCTTCAGCTCGACCTTCGTCAGCGCGGCCTTGACGTCCTGTTCGTAGGAGACGGGGGTGAGCTTCAGCCCGGCGGCGTCCAGAGCCTTCTGGGCGGCGGCACCGCAGGGCACCGCCTTGTCGCAGAGCACGACCTTCAGGCCCGACCCGGTGAGGTCCTTGAGGGAGTCGATCCCGTCGGGGTTGCCCGGCGTGATGGCGATCTCCAGCTGGTTGCGGACGAAGGTCGTGGGCGTCCCCGACACGTCCCCCGCGTCCGTCACGATCGCCATCGTCTTCGGGCTGGCCGAGGCGAACACGTCAGCCGGAGCACCGCCGGTGATGCTCGCGGCGAGGGAGTCACTGCCGCCGAAGCTGAAGGTGACCTTGGTGCCCGGGTGCTCCTCCTCGAACCGTTTCCCCAGTGTCGTGAAGCTCTCCTTCAGCGACGCGGCCGCGAACACGGTCACCGTCCCGCTCACCTCGTCCGACGACGAGGCGGACGAGGAGGATCCCGATGTCGCGGTGGTGGAGTCGTCGGACGACGAGCATGCGCCGAGCGTGAGCAGAGCGGTCGCCCCCAGGGCGGCCGCCCGCATCGATCGGCGGGTCCGGCGCGCGGTTCGGGTCATCACGGGTCCATTTCCTCAACTCCAGGCGGACTTCTTATTCTGCCGCAGATGCGATGCTGATCGCGCCTGTAGCTTCGCATGAGCGAGATATGAGATGCGCTGAGGTGGCATGTGCGTATGCCTGAATCGGGACGCCGATGGTGCCGGGTACGGCCATGCGGGAGGTGCGCGGCCATGCGCCCTGCCTGTCCGCGGCCGTCAAAAATTCTTGGCAGACCCGGGGCAACCATCCGTCCCGCCCGAGGGTCACATCAAGTGGGAGCAAAGGGCTCCCAAGGACCCAAGGGGGAAATATGCGAAAGATGCGTCATGTCGCGACTGTCGGTGCCTTAGCGGCACTGGCGGTCGGCGCCGGGACCGCGTTCAGCACGACCGCGTCCGCCGCACCCAACGTCACCCCGCAGGGCGTCTGCGGCAGCGCCTACAAGACGGTCAACTCCGCGCCCGTCGGAACGCTGGGCACCGTCTACCTGACGTACAACGCCAAGAACGGCAAGAACTGCGTGGCGACGATCCGCGCCAACCCGGGCACGGCCAAGAACATGTCCACGTACATCTATGTCCCCGCCACCGACGAGTACGACGACGACTTCGGCAGCTACACGTCGTTCGCCGGACCGGCCTACGTCTACGGCAAGGGCTACTGCGTGAGCTGGGGCGGCAACATCGCCAACGTGTACGTGAACGTGGAGAACTCCAACTGCGCGTCCCTGAAGGAGCACCGGACCACCGAGGTCCGCTGATCCGGCAGCTCGACCGCTCAGACTCCCCGCACCGCCGCTTCCCGTGGTCCGACGTCGCCCGGGAAGGTGCTCAGAGCCGCCGGCGGTGCGGGGAGTCGCCGGGTGGAATATCGGATGCGCGGCCGTCGGCGTACGCAGGAGACTCCTTGGCATGGTCGACATGCGCATGTTCCGGGACGAGGTCGCGAGCTGGGCTGCCGGTGGTCCCGGCGGGCAGGCGAGGGAGCTGGCGGAACTGCTGGGGGTGCACACGGCGGTTCTGCTGGAAGGGCTGAGCGACCTCGCGGCCGTCGAGGCACTGGCCGACCGCCGGGGTCGTGACCTGGCCGGCGAGGGAGTGAGCGTGGTGTCGATGGGCGGGGCGATGAGCGTCGGACGCTATGCGGGGCTCCTCGGAGAGCCGGGCCTCGGCCTGCGTCTGATCGGGCTGTGCGACGAGCGCGAGAAACCCTTCTACGACCGGGGCCTCGACCCGGCCTGGACACCCCGCCCGAGCGTCCACGTCTGCGCGGCGGACCTGGAGGACGAGCTGATCCGTGCGCTGGGCGCCGCGCGCGTCGAGCAGATCGTCGAGGCCGAGGGCGAACTGCGTGCCTGGCAGACCTTCGTCCGGCAGCCGGCCCAGCACGGCCGTTCCCGGCACCGGCAACTGCGCCGCTTCCTCGGCACGAAGAAGGGCCGCAAGATCCGCTACGGCCGCCTCCTCGTCGAAGCCCTCACCCCCGACCAGGTGCCCGCCCCACTGGACGGCCTCTTCGCCGACCTGTGACTTCTCCCACCTGCTCTTGCCGGGGCCGGGGCCGCTTACCTACGTTCGGTCGCATGTCCCACCACGGCCGCGCCCTTCCCGGCGAACCGGACGAACCCGTCGCAGCGAACGAACCCGTCGCAGCGAACGACCCCGCCGCGGAACGCCCCCACGCCCGCCCGACGACCGATCTGGTCATCGACCTGAGCGCACACGAGATGCTGCGGCGCGCGCACGTCCTGGACGCACTCGGCGCCGACTGGGACCCCGTCGCCGCGCTGCGCGGCGAGGAAGCGGCGTACGCACTGCTGTACTCGGGTCTCGACGCTGAGCAGCAGCGCGTGTACGACGACCTGGTCGCGGCCGGTGTCCTGCCGCGGAGAGGCGATGGCCATGCTGCCGCTTGACCCGCAGGCCGACATCGGCCGGCGCGCCTGGGTGGCCTGCCCCAACTGCGACGACCGGCGCGGATGCGACACCTGTGAGCAGGGCCGCACCTGCTCCGAGCACTGGCGCTATCTGCTGTCGAACGTCGGCAGCCTGCTCCATCTGCAGTGCCGTTCGTGCACCCACATCTGGACCCACGAGACTCATTTCGGCGCCACCCGCTCCCCGTGGGAGCGCATCACCAGCGGCCTGCGCCGAGACTGACCATGAACGGGCGGCGGCCGGCTCGGTGAGGCCGGCCCACCGAGCCGTCGCGGGCGGGTGCCGGTGAGGCCGGACGGCCGATGGGCGCCCGCTTTTCGGATGACCTCACCGTCTGTCGCCGGGGGCGGCGGGCAGCCAGGGCCGAGGATCTCGGTCGGCGGTCATCCCTGCTGCCGCTCGTCCGCCCGGAGGCAGCCGTGCACATCCTGCTCCTAGCCAGCGCGTTCAACAGCCTCACCCAGCGCACCCACGCCGAACTGCGCGACCGCGGCCACACCGTGACCGTCGAACTCGCCCTGCCGGACAGCCCGTTGGCCGACGTCGTGCGACGGCACGCGCCGCGGCTCATCATCGCGCCGATGCTGAGAACGGCGATCCCCGAGGAGGTGTGGTCGGCCCACACCTGCCTGATCGTCCACCCCGGACCCGTGGGCGACCGGGGACCGTCCTCCCTGGACTGGGCCATCCACGACGGCGTGGGCGAGTGGGGTGTCACCGTCCTACAGGCCGACGGGGAGATGGACGCCGGTGACGTGTGGGCCAGCGTGGCGTGCCGCGTTCCGCAGGTGTCCAAGAGCGAGCTGTACCGGGGCGAGATCGCCGATGCCGCGATCGAGGCCGTCGTGCTCGCGGTGGAGCGCTTCGCCGAGGGCACCTACATGCCGCGCGCCCAGGACGCGGCCGACCCGACCGCCGCCCGCCCCGAGGCGCCCGGCGCCCGCTCACGGCCACGCACACGCCCCTACCTCGACCAGAGCGTCCGGCGGATCGACTGGGCCGAGGAATCCACCCGGGACGTCCTGCGCAAGCTGCGCGCGGCCGACTCGCAGCCCGGGGTGCTGGACGACCTGCTCGGCGGCGAGTGGTATCTGCACGGCGGTCACCCCGAGGGCGAGCTGCGCGGCCGTCCGGGCGAGCTGCTGGCCACCCGGTCCGGGGCGGTCTGCCGGGCCACCACGGACGGCGCGGTGTGGATCCCCGAGCTGCGGCCCCGGCGCGGGCCGGGACAGCCGCCCACCTTCAAACTCCCCGCCGTGTCGGCGCTGGGCGACCGGCTGCCGCCGCTGCCCGAACACGCCCTGCCCCGGCTCCCCGAGGTACGGGACCTGACCTGGGCGGACATCCGCTACCGGGAGGAGGGGCACGTCGGCTTCCTGTCGTTCTCCTTCCCCGGCGGGGCCATGAGCACGCAGCAGTGCCGCCGGCTGCTGGACGCCTATCGGGAAGCGTGTGCGCGGCCCACGTCGGTGCTGGTGCTGGGCGGTGAGCGGGACTTCTTCTCCAACGGGATCCACCTGAACGTCATCGAGGCCGCCGACGACCCCGCCGCCGAGTCCTGGGCGAACATCAACGCCATCGACGACCTGGTCGAGGCGGTCCTGACCACGACCGACCGCCTGGTGGTCGCGGCCGTCGCGGGCAACGCCGCGGCGGGCGGCGTGCTGCTCGCCCTGGCCGCCGACGAGGTGTGGTGCCGCGCGGGAACCGTGCTGAACCCGCACTACCGGCTGATGGGCCTGTACGGCTCGGAGTACTGGACGTACACACTGCCGCGCCGGGTGGGTTCCGCGACGGCCGAACGGCTCATGCGGGAGGCGCTGCCGGTCGGCTCGGCGAGCGCGCTGCGTCTCGGGCTCGTCGACCGGGTCGTCGACAGCGATCCCGGCGGATTCGCGGGGGAG is drawn from Streptomyces bottropensis ATCC 25435 and contains these coding sequences:
- a CDS encoding class I SAM-dependent methyltransferase, with translation MDERATGDGRYGEAVFRPEQTGEGERIDLGALAYDDITMARLRALGAGPGWRCLDVGAGTGTVSRRLLEEARVTSVLAVDRDVRFLRTQPVPGLDVLEADITAPGFAPGRFRLVHARFVLMHLAERDRLIATLAELLVPGGVLVLSDAVDLTSDRTPVTPYTTVMRAMWQGLRASIGTDVSWVPSYPHLLRAAGLTSVAAEIHVPPLLPGGPLSRFWADTWERSRDAMLATGLVDDRAVDAAVRYLGSDECAALSAGMLTVWGWRPEKEVVRPATT
- a CDS encoding ABC transporter permease → MSPLALAVRDSSTMLRRNLLHARRYPSLTLNLLLTPIMLLLLFVYIFGDVMSAGIGGSDRSDYIAYIVPGVLLMTIGSSTIGAAVSVSMDMTEGIIARFRTMSIHRGSFLIGHVVGSVLQCVASVVLVGVVGVAIGFRSTDATPLEWLAAFGLLALFAVALTWIAVGMGLVSPNVEAASNNALPLIFLPLISSTFVPIDAMPGWFQPIAEYQPFTPAIETVRGLLLGTEIGHNGWLALAWCLGLSALGYFWSKSVFNRGPK
- a CDS encoding daunorubicin resistance protein DrrA family ABC transporter ATP-binding protein, yielding MPTSKSGDGRDGSRTSTAASTAVSALGLRKSYGDKTVLDGIDLRIPTGSVFALLGQNGAGKTTAVKILSTLVPADGGQAQVAGHDLTADPQAVRAAIGVTGQFSAVDGLITGEENMLLMADLHHLTKAEGRRVAAELLDRFDLTDAAKKPASTYSGGMRRRLDIAMTLVGDPRIIFLDEPTTGLDPRSRHTMWQIIRELVTTGVTVLLTTQYLEEADQLADRIAVLHNGHIAAEGTPEQLKRLVPGGHVRLRFTDPTAYRTAAGTQPHATRDDDALALHLPSDGTQRELRAILDQLDTAGIEADELTVHTPDLDDVFFALTADTTLPHQTAQATQTKETVR
- a CDS encoding DUF4097 family beta strand repeat-containing protein — its product is MPSFDTPEPIAATAHVEAGSIQFTAGDRLDTVVEVRPRDPKKDLDVRTADQTEATYASGVLTVRTPKPSLLGLGIGRTGTVDVTVELPTGSRVDMTGAWVQVLGEGRLGEVRVKTSSGDVRLDTTGPLHLTASHGSITVDRVEGRAEITTSSGSMRVGIVDGPAVLKNSHGTTTVGAATGELRVRGANGDIDIARAEDSVTAATAHGTLRVGDVARGTVQLETSYGAIEVGIREGTAAWLDVSSNSGQVRNTLTASETPDGTGDTVEVRARTRYGNIDIRRAKV
- a CDS encoding toxin-antitoxin system HicB family antitoxin is translated as MDLTPYVDTLRRELAVAAEAGGEEARELAERLTAPLESATRLTMLNVLSAAMDEITRELAPGSVDVRLRGLDPDFVVTPPPVHRGEPAEPAAPVEPLPAAYPADGDEGGTARVNLRLPTQLKARAEEAANREGLSVNAWLVRTVSAAVEGGARPTRTTERARTVGQSFTGWVR
- a CDS encoding MFS transporter, yielding MDGDVGRWRRCLLGGAVFAVCMAGTTLPTPLYGLYQEKFGFSELTVTVVYAVYAFGVIGVLLLAGNASDSVGRRPVLLWGLGFAAASAVCFLCATALGWLYAGRLLSGLSAGLFTGAATAYVMELAPPGGASRATFVATAANMGGLGCGPLLAGVLAQYADHPLYLPFAVHLALVACSAVVLLRLPETVREIRPLSTVRPQRPSLPPRVRAVFGPAAAASFVGFALFGVFTSVSPAFLAQSLDVHNHAVSGLVVALAFFSSTAGQLAVGRVGMSRSLPLGCAGLLAGLALLAGALRWDLLPLVVLSAVVGGVGQGLTFRGALSAVAAASEADRRAAVISALFVVAYTGISVPVIGVGLLAEPLGLEDAGLVFIACMALLVSIAGIYLLRRPAPAPSEVDRGR